In one Nicotiana tomentosiformis chromosome 6, ASM39032v3, whole genome shotgun sequence genomic region, the following are encoded:
- the LOC104108954 gene encoding probable myosin-binding protein 5, producing MTSGSFKCFVDQKLGKFVHFFLYAILEWVLIITLFIDGFLAFFANEFAKFFELNIPCLLCTRIDHVLVHRNSNFYYNDSICDVHKKDLSSLAYCYVHKKLSEIKNMCEGCLLSFATEKDADCHRYKSLAGILHKDIDCFVGDDMKVSMKTGKKELDEIIQIEKGIVHRCSCCGEPLKMRSKYARNTSINGRSYSQAPAPSPRASPRAPLLGAWRNIEETRHVESPRIRYTELKFIPDDEGPSNAGKEDVKAATMPVLAHSEITHEAPCKTPNCTRNKFFGIPLTDSAQESPRLSRHRPRKSWLSDKIEVTSEANDTSSALNELEDDILHRLKKQVHLDRKSLVALYMELDEERSASAIAANNAMAMITRLQAEKAAVEMEAFQYQRMMEEQAEYDQEALQFMNDELLKKEEEMKVLEAELETYREKYGHIKIVGSEVCEVDADEDYQELKSQCLSSISERSDCASLDEVDRHRVNERPFQCSGEHGGVNVDDSQLDFEKQRSYLMGLLTDVVEKIKTSPEEGSHMLEPNMTEEKGSDNKVTLTREVSLIGERLRSIEAESGFLKHAAMTLQSSDEGSKLLTEIAQHLQKLRRSVNTSSANADAGIQSK from the exons ATGACTTCAGGATCATTCAAGTGCTTTGTTGATCAGAAGTTGGGAAAATTTGTACATTTCTTCCTGTATGCTATTCTTGAATGGGTGTTGATCATTACGCTTTTCATTGATGGATTTCTTGCATTTTTTGCCAATGAATTCGCCAAGTTCTTTGAATTAAATATCCCATGCTTGCTTTGCACGAGGATAGATCACGTTCTTGTGCATAGGAACTCAAATTTCTATTACAATGATTCCATCTGTGATGTTCACAAGAAGGACCTTTCTTCCCTTGCGTATTGCTACGTTCACAAGAAGCTATCTGAAATCAAGAATATGTGTGAAGGCTGCCTTTTGTCATTTGCAACCGAGAAAGATGCCGATTGCCATAG GTACAAGTCACTAGCTGGGATTTTGCACAAGGACATTGATTGCTTTGTAGGGGATGATATGAAAGTTTCAATGAAAACAGGGAAGAAGGAATTAGATGAGATCATCCAAATAGAGAAGGGTATAGTACATAGGTGTTCTTGTTGTGGGGAGCCTCTAAAAATGAGGTCCAAATATGCAAGGAACACATCAATAAATGGAAGGTCTTATTCTCAAGCTCCTGCACCTTCTCCTCGAGCTTCTCCTAGAGCTCCATTATTAGGTGCGTGGAGAAATATTGAGGAAACGCGCCATGTTGAATCGCCTCGCATTCGCTACACAGAGCTCAAGTTCATCCCAGATGATGAAGGCCCCTCAAATGCAG GTAAAGAGGATGTGAAAGCTGCTACTATGCCAGTGCTAGCACATTCCGAAATCACACATGAAGCCCCCTGCAAAACCCCAAATTGTACAAGAaacaaattttttggaatcccATTGACAGACTCAGCTCAAGAAAGTCCTAGGTTGTCTCGTCACAGGCCCAGAAAGTCATGGCTTAGTGATAAAATTGAAGTCACTTCAGAGGCTAATGACACAAGTAGTGCATTGAACGAATTAGAAGACGACATCTTGCATCGGTTGAAAAAGCAGGTTCATTTGGACCGTAAGTCTCTAGTGGCACTATACATGGAATTAGACGAAGAAAGAAGTGCATCTGCTATTGCAGCGAATAATGCAATGGCTATGATCACTCGTTTGCAAGCCGAGAAAGCAGCTGTTGAAATGGAAGCATTTCAGTATCAGCGAATGATGGAAGAGCAAGCGGAATATGATCAAGAGGCGTTGCAGTTCATGAACGACGAGCTTTTGAAGaaagaggaagagatgaaggTGTTAGAAGCTGAACTTGAGACTTATAGGGAAAAATATGGACATATAAAGATAGTAGGTAGTGAAGTTTGTGAAGTTGATGCTGATGAAGATTATCAAGAACTGAAATCTCAGTGTTTATCATCTATTAGTGAGAGATCAGATTGTGCCAGCTTGGATGAAGTAGATCGGCATAGAGTAAACGAGCGTCCATTTCAGTGTTCCGGGGAACATGGAGGGGTCAATGTGGATGATTCACAACTTGATTTTGAGAAACAGAGATCTTATCTTATGGGTTTGTTGACAGATGTTGTAGAGAAAATTAAAACATCTCCTGAAGAAGGATCTCATATGTTGGAACCAAACATGACTGAAGAAAAAG GAAGCGATAATAAGGTGACTCTCACAAGAGAAGTGTCATTAATTGGAGAGAGGTTGAGATCCATTGAAGCAGAAAGCGGCTTCTTAAAACATGCTGCGATGACATTACAGAGCAGTGATGAAGGAAGCAAACTCTTAACTGAGATAGCTCAACATCTGCAGAAGCTAAGACGCTCGGTCAATACATCATCAGCTAATGCAGATGCTGGTATTCAGTCCAAATAA